A region of Pseudorasbora parva isolate DD20220531a chromosome 14, ASM2467924v1, whole genome shotgun sequence DNA encodes the following proteins:
- the LOC137039686 gene encoding uncharacterized protein, producing the protein METKTFFISLFAVSALLLHGVFTADTERVSVSVMEGDSVTLNTNVTTNQQEKIKWYFNNTLIAHINRSLSVICTDVQCKEDNVTERFRGRLKLVHQTGSLTIMNINRTHSGDYTLVIINGSDSETIFSVTVHDEEKRKSVVEGESVTLDPVMKRTHYLMIWYFNGLLIFEDQSQIFADVQWDGRFRDRLKLDHQTGSLTIRDIRTADSGLYQLQISSYRFRIIQSFCLCVSPKEDPIRIPMEREPVRCESPVGLQ; encoded by the exons GTGTTTTCACTGCTGATACAGAGAGAGTCTCAGTGTCTGTgatggagggagattcagtcacTCTAAACACTAATGTAACAACAAACCAACAAGAAAAGATTAAATGGTATTTTAATAACACTCTCATCGCTCACATCAATAGAAGTCTCAGTGTGATCTGTACAGATGTTCAGTGTAAAGAAGATAATGTTACTGAGAGATTCAGAGGCAGACTGAAGCTGGTTCAtcagactggatctctgaccatcatgAACATCAACAGAACACACTCTGGAGATTATACACTAGTGATCATCAACGGCAGCGACAGTGAAACAATCTTCAGTGTTACTGTTCATG ATGAAGAGAAGAGAAAGTCAGTGGTGGAGGGAGAATCTGTCACTTTAGATCCTGTGATGAAAAGGACACATTATTTGATGATATGGTATTTTAATGGCCTTCTCATATTTGAAGATCAGAGTCAGATCTTTGCAGATGTTCAGTGGGATGGGAGATttagagacagactgaagctggatcatcagactggatctctgaccatcaggGACATCAGAACCGCTGACTCTGGACTTTATCAACTACAGATCAGCAGCTACAGATTCAGAATCATCCAGAGCTTCTGTCTCTGTGTTTCT cCTAAGGAAGATCCCATCAGAATCCCTATGGAGAGAGAACCAGTGCGATGTGAATCGCCGGTTGGCCTTCAGTGA